Proteins from one Faecalibacterium sp. I3-3-33 genomic window:
- a CDS encoding UDP-N-acetylmuramoyl-L-alanyl-D-glutamate--2,6-diaminopimelate ligase: protein MKLEQLMEGVPFTLVQGSLDTEIADIIYDSRKAAPGLLFVCIVGTQRDSHAFAADCAAKGVSALVIQHDIDLSDLSGVTVVKVESSRYAMALMSANLFGNPARQMTMIGVTGTKGKTTTTHMIKSVLEAAGRKVGMIGTNGIYYMGRHKDTANTTPESYELQKTFREFLDAGCDTALMEVSSQGLMMDRVAGVHYDVGVFTNLSPDHIGPGEHKTFEEYRSWKGQLFKRCDVGVVNIDDENTAALLEGHTCKLVTYGRDEKADYRETGYELMRTHDFLGVAFHVTGKDEMDVKVNMPGEFSVYNALAALAVGKVLGLPDAAIHDGLGKCVVKGRVELVPISKKFTILLDYAHNEVSTESLLTTLRAYKPHRLVVVFGCGGNRSKLRRYGMGEICAKMADFSILTEDNNRFEKVEDIIADIREGMNKGNPDAKFVEIPDRLDALHYAVDHAQEGDLIAVIGKGHETYRDREGVKTPFLERELLEEYAQQIGLE, encoded by the coding sequence ATGAAGCTGGAACAACTGATGGAAGGCGTGCCCTTTACCCTTGTGCAGGGCAGTCTGGATACTGAGATCGCAGATATCATCTACGACAGCCGCAAGGCTGCCCCGGGGCTTTTGTTCGTGTGCATCGTGGGCACCCAGCGGGACAGCCACGCGTTTGCCGCCGACTGCGCCGCCAAGGGGGTCAGCGCGCTGGTCATTCAGCACGACATCGACCTTTCTGACCTGTCCGGTGTGACCGTGGTCAAGGTGGAGAGCAGCCGCTACGCCATGGCACTGATGAGCGCCAACCTCTTTGGAAATCCTGCCCGGCAGATGACCATGATCGGCGTCACCGGCACCAAGGGCAAGACCACCACTACCCACATGATCAAGAGCGTGCTGGAAGCCGCAGGCCGCAAGGTGGGCATGATCGGCACCAACGGCATCTACTATATGGGACGCCACAAGGACACCGCCAACACCACCCCGGAAAGCTACGAGCTGCAAAAGACCTTCCGTGAGTTTCTGGATGCCGGCTGCGACACCGCGCTGATGGAAGTGTCCAGTCAGGGTCTGATGATGGACCGTGTGGCGGGCGTGCACTACGATGTGGGTGTGTTCACCAACCTTTCGCCGGATCACATCGGCCCCGGCGAGCACAAGACCTTTGAGGAGTACCGCAGCTGGAAGGGACAGCTGTTCAAGCGCTGTGATGTGGGCGTGGTGAATATCGACGACGAGAACACCGCTGCCCTGCTGGAGGGCCACACCTGCAAGCTGGTAACCTATGGCCGCGATGAAAAGGCCGACTACCGCGAGACCGGCTATGAGCTAATGCGCACCCACGATTTTCTGGGCGTTGCCTTCCACGTTACCGGCAAGGATGAGATGGACGTCAAGGTGAATATGCCCGGCGAGTTCAGCGTGTACAACGCGCTGGCTGCGCTGGCTGTGGGCAAGGTGCTGGGTCTGCCGGATGCCGCCATCCACGACGGTCTGGGCAAGTGCGTGGTCAAGGGCCGTGTGGAGCTTGTGCCCATCAGCAAAAAGTTCACCATCCTGCTGGACTACGCCCACAACGAGGTATCCACCGAGAGCCTGCTTACCACCCTGCGCGCTTACAAGCCCCACCGTCTGGTGGTGGTGTTCGGCTGCGGCGGCAACCGCTCCAAGCTGCGCCGCTACGGCATGGGCGAGATCTGCGCCAAGATGGCCGATTTCTCCATCCTCACTGAGGACAACAACCGCTTTGAAAAGGTGGAGGATATCATCGCCGATATCCGTGAGGGCATGAACAAGGGCAACCCGGACGCAAAGTTCGTGGAGATCCCCGACCGTCTGGATGCACTGCACTACGCGGTGGATCACGCACAGGAGGGCGATTTGATCGCCGTCATCGGCAAGGGTCACGAGACCTACCGCGACCGCGAGGGCGTCAAGACCCCCTTCCTTGAGCGGGAATTGCTGGAAGAATACGCCCAGCAGATCGGGCTGGAATAA
- the acpP gene encoding acyl carrier protein — protein MTFEEMKKIVVDTLSCDEDKVTMEASLTEDLEADSLDAVELNMALEEACGVSIPDEELANLKTVGDIFNYINAHV, from the coding sequence ATGACTTTCGAGGAAATGAAGAAGATCGTTGTCGATACCCTGAGCTGCGATGAGGACAAGGTGACCATGGAGGCCAGCCTGACCGAGGATCTGGAGGCCGACAGCCTGGACGCTGTGGAGCTGAACATGGCACTGGAAGAGGCCTGCGGCGTGTCCATCCCCGATGAGGAGCTGGCAAACCTCAAGACCGTGGGCGATATCTTCAACTACATCAATGCCCATGTCTGA
- a CDS encoding cell division protein FtsQ/DivIB, giving the protein MMQQNRDRNGRPRNTRPYDLNRDVARTSAPSQNNTPRSTGSSRYGYNGEPLSRPPSRSANGSVRSSRADNSIQFPTQSQNRRPAQGSNTTQHPSGSRPKNAKSGGKQRRPANNARSGQNSQKNQNYQNANRQHPAGSGQRLRPAQSAPQQSPARREQRKKRKVTRATLRRRRMLRRLTAFAMLLCVIGAGIYLTMTMLFRINSIQVQTPDGKQVTEIAGYSADSILQRMGVQLEENIFSFEPGEKAAVLEQNFPLLGSIKVIRDYPNTVVVQVTEAVPAYAVQNGSKWLVISDKWKILSEESTQPEGLCTLYGGKLQDTTPGQGFWFVDDADAASASGSEAAESESAVSTETARMEALRTLRSKLEEYGLSQDVTRLEVADTEQIAFLYQDRISVLLGTLNDLDYKLDRARYVLTNADGKGCGPTDTGRLDFSHTSASSTRKIYFAQGEPTLPSGYVVPPKAEEPAPAEDTADSTESTEDATPTDTTEPAAETDTEQLPLTHPDRMTANEEENPM; this is encoded by the coding sequence CGCCCCGGAGCACCGGCAGCAGCCGCTACGGCTACAACGGCGAGCCGCTCAGCCGCCCGCCCTCCCGCAGCGCCAACGGCAGCGTGCGCTCCTCCCGGGCAGATAACAGCATCCAGTTCCCCACCCAGTCCCAGAACCGCCGCCCGGCGCAGGGGAGCAATACCACCCAGCACCCCTCCGGCAGCAGACCCAAAAACGCGAAATCTGGCGGCAAGCAGCGCCGCCCGGCAAACAATGCCCGCAGCGGGCAGAACAGCCAGAAAAACCAGAATTACCAGAATGCAAACCGGCAGCACCCGGCGGGCAGCGGCCAGCGCCTGCGCCCGGCGCAGAGCGCCCCGCAGCAAAGCCCTGCCCGGCGGGAACAGCGCAAAAAGCGCAAGGTGACCCGTGCTACCCTGCGCCGCCGCCGGATGCTGCGCCGCCTGACCGCCTTTGCCATGCTGCTGTGCGTCATTGGCGCAGGCATCTACCTGACCATGACCATGCTGTTCCGCATCAACTCCATTCAGGTGCAGACCCCGGACGGCAAGCAGGTGACCGAGATCGCGGGCTACTCCGCAGACAGCATTTTGCAGCGGATGGGCGTGCAGCTGGAAGAGAACATCTTCAGCTTTGAGCCCGGCGAAAAGGCCGCTGTACTGGAGCAGAACTTCCCGCTGCTGGGCTCCATCAAGGTGATCCGGGACTACCCCAACACCGTGGTGGTGCAGGTGACCGAGGCTGTGCCCGCCTACGCGGTGCAAAACGGCAGTAAGTGGCTTGTGATCTCGGACAAATGGAAGATCCTGTCTGAGGAAAGCACCCAGCCCGAGGGGCTTTGCACCCTGTACGGCGGCAAGCTGCAGGACACCACCCCGGGACAGGGCTTCTGGTTTGTGGACGACGCAGACGCGGCAAGTGCTTCCGGCTCCGAAGCCGCCGAAAGCGAAAGTGCGGTGAGCACCGAGACTGCCCGCATGGAAGCGCTGCGCACACTGCGCAGCAAGCTGGAGGAATACGGCCTGTCGCAGGATGTGACACGGCTGGAAGTGGCAGACACCGAGCAGATCGCCTTTTTGTATCAGGACCGCATCAGCGTGCTGCTGGGTACGCTGAACGATCTGGATTATAAGCTGGACCGCGCCCGCTATGTGCTGACCAACGCCGATGGCAAGGGCTGCGGCCCCACCGACACCGGGCGGCTGGACTTCAGCCATACCAGCGCCAGCAGCACCCGCAAGATCTATTTTGCACAGGGCGAGCCCACCCTGCCCTCCGGCTATGTGGTGCCGCCCAAGGCCGAGGAACCCGCCCCGGCCGAGGATACCGCCGACAGCACGGAAAGCACCGAGGACGCTACGCCCACGGATACCACCGAACCGGCGGCTGAAACGGACACCGAGCAGCTGCCCCTGACCCACCCTGACCGCATGACGGCCAACGAAGAAGAAAACCCCATGTAA